In the genome of Haliaeetus albicilla chromosome W, bHalAlb1.1, whole genome shotgun sequence, the window AAGAATGATGTAGTGACTCAGTAGGTTTTTGCCATCTCTAGTGTGAATACATGAAATACCTTCTTAAAATGCTATCTCTTCAGATATCATTACAGATTCATTTGTTAAAACCTGTATTATAATCAATTTTGTGTCTTTTACttccacttctgttttgttgctgggctaaatcagttttctctttcttatgtTGACATTCAACAGGTTGTTGCGTCCAGGTTTGATCTGGCAGACACCGAAGGAATTGATAGCCACTGAGGACATACTCACTCACACAGGCAATTTCAGCTTCTTCCCCCATAGCATACTGGTTCTTTtcattctaaaaaaaccccaaacaaacaaaaaaacaacaaaaaaaacccccaaaccaatccacaaaaaaaccccccaaaaccccccaaaagaaaaaaaaaaacaacccccaaccccttcccccaaccaaaacaaaaagccccccccctccttctaCGGTAATGAGAATAGATattgtcaaaagaaaaaatgacaaaagccTGATGATATGATGTagtaaatgcttgcttttcctaCTCTGAAATAGGAGTCATCCACTCACCTGTATAATAATATGTTTGTCCAGCTGCACTAACTGATGTCATGGTTACAAAACGAGGATTCAAGGACCACtgtttaaaatggattttaccTTGCCTTTGCTTCAGTTGCTGGTGGACTTTGGTGGACTAGAGTCTCACAGCATGCCACATACACAGCAACATGCTTGCTAGCACGGTAGCTAGTTTGGGTATCAGGCACATGTAGCAGAGAGGCTGTAAAATTTGCCAGCTCTGAAACTACTACACTTTCCTTCCTCACTCACTCATTTTTCATTCATGCTCACCCTGATAAAGCTGTTTTCTGGTGGGTCTGGCCTGGAGCATCCAGACTCAGGTTCACCAATCAATATATCCTCTTCTCTTGTTGCTTCATAATCATTTATACAAGGAGCCcctctgaaaagtaaaaatttgcTGGTAAGGATGTATCTTAAGCAGCGATGTCACCAAATCACAATGGTAGAATGTCAGGAGCTTTggacagaaatgctgaggacaTCCCTGCccccctgtcctggtttcagctgggatagagttaattgtcttcctagtaactggtacagtgctatgttttgaggtcagtatgagaagaatgttgataacacactgatgttttcagttgctgctaagtagtgtttagtctaaagtcaaggatttttcagcttctcatgcccagccagcaagaaggctggaggggaacaagaagttgggaggggacacagtcagggcacctgacccaaactgtccaaaggggtattccataccatgggacgtcacgtctagtatataaactggggggagtgggggcagggggattgcctctcagggactaactgggtgttggtcggcaggtggtaagcaattgcattgtgcatcatttgtacattccaatccttttattattactgttgccattttattagtgttatcattatcattattagtttcttcctttctgtcctattaaactgttcttatctcaacccaggagttttacttttttttcccgattctctcccccatcccactgggtgggggggaagtgagtgagcagctgcgtggtgcttagttgctggctggggttaaaccacgacactcatGAAACACTGAACTATCAAATACATCTGAACTCTAACACCAAGTCTAAACCCCAAATCTACTTCCCATACAAGCGCAATAAACACCACTGTCTTTTCTTACCCCCAGGGTATTTTGTCTGTGCCACCATGAAGCATTatatgaaaatttttatttacacaccatttcttttctgcacGCAATACACTTTCTACATTCAGCTCTTTATCTGCATATCTTCAattgtttatttctttcaaaatatttctttatcaGGGTCAGATAATGAGGCCTGTAGTTGCCTGAGTCACTTTCCCTTctgtccccttttttttcctggaatataaataatatatactAATATAATACCGTAagtctcttctgtttcttataGGTATTGCATTAGTGCCAAATTCATTCAAAAAACTGTTTGCATGAAATTGTTCTTTAAATTCTTCAGAATGATGATTATGTTCCCTCTCCTTAAGACAAGCTAAATTGAGTTTTCCTTCCACATTGTAATCAACAATTGTTATATCCATTAGCCATTTTTTCTTAAGCATAACAGGCTATAGGGAAAACTAAGGAATGGGTTTCTTAATTTTTGCATAATTATCTTTGATCTCGGCTTCATCCTTATTGCCGAACAGCTCATTTCCTATTATCTTAATTATGTAGCTGAGGAATCTTTTACTATGtcttataatttcttttatgaGCCATGCCtattcagtttgattttttatttttaatcctgcCTTTATTCTTGTACTTTCTGACCATCACCATGGGATAAGAAGTGCCATGGATTTAGGAAGGGAAGGTTACGTCAGATTCATCTTTGACAAAATTGCCAGGGTGTTTTTGGTAAAAGGTATGATACGAATTTATTATATCATGAGTGCTTTGGAAAAACATgctaagaacagaaaaagttaaCAACATTGAGGACCTGTCCCAAGGAGCAGCTGTGACCAGCCCTTCCCCACCTGGCTGATGCCTCCCTGGCCGAAGACTTCCTGGGGGTCTTAGAGGGAAAATGAACAAACTAATGCTTATCCTAATGTCTTGCTAAATCCTGACTATCTTCCATGTTACCCAATAGATAACAGCATTGCAGTTTTGACTTGCATATATCCTGCCTGCAGAGTCTGAGCACCATGAAAGGTGTCCGAACAGAGTGACCCGGGGAGGGGCAAGGACAGGCTGTGTTTTAGGACTAACCCTTTAATGTTTCTGCAACGGCCTCAGCCATTTGGAAAATTGGGATGCCATAGTGGAATAACTAACAAACTTGAGACTTGGTGCAACAGAAATGAGCTGAAACTTGGGAGTTCTAAATGCAGGACTAAATATCACTATgctaagaaaaatactttttgataGGCATTGGAATCTTATTGAAAATAACATGGAAGAGAAAGGTTCAGGTATTAGACAGTTAATTGTATGAAACCTTTACATGGTCAAAATCattcagttttttattttttaaatgaaatttcagaattttattctatagaaaatatacagaatttaattttcaaattatctAGAAAAGCAACAATTAGCCTTCTCAGTTTTCCCATGCCACAGGAATGCCTGACTGAAGCCTGCTGTGCATTTTGCATCAGAAGGACCATATTTACATCATGACAGTATCACCCCAAATACCTGATTTGTAACCCAGAGCTCGTGTGTCAGTTTTTGCTGTAGATGCCAGCCTGGCACAGGCAGAGGCACTCCGTCCTGGAAAGCACAGACCTGACATTGCTGGGGCATGAGGCACACTGGCAAGGGTCAAACCTGCCCACATATTCTCTCAGGGCTCTCCTCAGGTTGCAAGGTCTGGTCACGGCCCATGGCACATTCTTCACCAAATCCATGATGGCAACACCTGGAAGACAGCCATTCAGTAAGCAGTTATCTAGATGCAGCAGGGTCCTGCTGGGTGTTAGTTGCAGGATTTTAAAGGCACTAGAGACTACACATGAAGCTATGTCACACGGGAGTCAGGCTTGTTGAAAGTTATGGATACTTTAAAGGAGCATGCCAGCACTATACATCTAGATTATCCTgtttatattgcttttattgCCCCAGTTTAGGGCTCGGTGAGCCAGTGACAAAACAAACCAATTTCTGCCATGTCTAAAAATTCAGGACACCATAGATGACACAGGGTTTGCGTATACCTGATCCCTGCCACGTGAAACATCCCTACACTGCCTTCAGGAGCTCGGCAGCTGCAGTGGGGGAAAGATCACTGCATGCTGCGTTCAGGCAGGTTTTGTCATTTGCCTCAagcactttgctgctgctgagtggCTTCTGtgccagctggggagggaggcagctcAGTGCACTCACAACAGCGCTGGCACAATGCATTAAACAAGTAGGACAGTGATACCAGGGGactgctgttttgtttcagtttagCTATACGCCATACCTTGCAATGTAGGCCTAACAAGGGAaacagcacagggaaaaaagtGTCCCCGACACCATGCACTGCTTTCCTGCACAGTAACTAACCCCTGCCCATGTCTGAGCTCCTGCTGATGCCAGGGTAATTCACTCACATTCCTCCCTCCTACTCCCACTGTCCATGGATAATGCAAACCTGGCGCAGCTTGTAAACTGAGATACATAAGAAGTAGCTTTaatacattttgtatgttcatattatgctgtcctggtttcagctgggatagagttaaccgtcttcctagtagctggtacagtgctatgttttgagttcagtatgagaagaatgttgataacactgatgttttcagttgttgctcagtagtgtttagtctcaagtcaaggatttttcagcttctcatgcccagccagcaagaaagctggaggggcacaagaagttggcacaggacacagccagggcagctgacccaaagtggccaacggggtattccataccatgtgacgccacatctagtatataaactggggggaatgggggcaggggaatcaccgctcggggactaactgggtgttgatcagtgggtggtgagcaattgtactgtgcatcatttgtataatccaatccttttatcgttactgctgtcactttattagtgttatcattattagtttcttctttttatattctattaaactgttttgatctcaacccacgagttttacttcttttcctgattctctcccccatcccactgggtggggggagagtgagtgagcagctgcgtggtgcttagttgctggctggggttaaaccacgacatatgCCCATATTTGTGTGCATTCATATAACACACAGCATCATCCTGacttaaaagacagaaaacaccTGCAGAGCACTCTGAAGAGCTGCTAACTGGTGAGCGCTTTACTATCTCAAtgtttttcttgctcttctctTACCTCAAAGTCAGTCACCATGGGATTGTCCTTTGTGGATTCCAGCAGTTTGTGAAGACTGTGTCCTGGAAAAGCCCCCTTTTTCTCCCAGGCCAGAGCTGCAGTGTACTCTGACCTGCCACCCTTTACCAGAGAGACTGACTGTTTGGCTGACTCCAAAATGGAACCTGAAAGGGAATTTCATTGCAGTATTGTCAGATAAAGGCCTCCAAAGCTAGTGGATGCAACAACAGAGTTCTAAGAAAAAGTGTAAGAGGATATAAAAGAATATACTAAGATTAATTTTTTGAAGCTACCTTTGGAAGAATGAAGTCTAAGCTCAGAAAAACAATCTATGATGGCAGCCTGTCATAGTCTTCCAAATGAAAGTGTGCGagacctcagccacagagataTTCAGAACTACAGGAGACACTTGTGGAAAATGCATGGGATAGAGCAGGCTCTTCTAGAAGGACACACTGCAAGGCAGGATCTTTAGTCCCAGCTGTAAACATCTGAGTAACTGGAATTGATCATAAAATGAGGACAAAAACATGGTGGAGGTGATGAAATCCCTGTTTTTAGTGATGCAGAACATGACTCTTGCCATTCTTGCAGAAAATGCACCAACTTTCTGCAGTTCCTGAGACACATTTCTGGCATCGCCAGGAGACTCCTGCACCTAGATGCCTGCTTAGCACAAGGAAGATGAGAGGGGAAAGTCAGGGAGTGTGTTATTGCTGCCCAACCTCTCTCAACGAGCCCTGAGAAACCCTTAGAGAAGATCAGGGACTCAGTCATGATCATGCGTTTCTAGTTGTGCCCATTTCCCAGTTCAGCATGCCTGGCCTTGGACCCAGGCTAcccagagcagaggaagagcgCTCCTACATCATAATTTCTTTTGCAAGCAAAAAGATGTTTCCGATGCTTGCTTCAGAGACAAGCAGTGAAACACTGGCTCCTCTGACAGTGGTGGAAGAGCATCTGTAGTTCAACAAAGCTAAGCGGTCACCTGGGGCACCTAGCTGAGAGGAATGGTATCTCTCAGGGTAAGTAACAGGACATGGGCCCTGTTCTCATCATGGTTACCTTCATGTTTCACAGTCATCCTGTTTGTGGTGTATCTGGTactgactttctttttcttccagaagaacACATGCCTTGTTGTTTCTGTTCGGACACACTCCACTGATTCATCCACCGCCAGACCTAGAAATATGACAGAGCAGCAGTTTCACCACCATAACCATGTTACATGATAGAACTGTGCCTTCATGCTCCTACAATGAGCTGAGCCATCACAGGTCTCCCTGCTCACTGGTTTCTTTCTGACCTCCACACTGTGCTCATGCTCTTCACTCACCACTGCCAGCACCTCATCTCTCTGGTCCCATCAGGCTCTGCCCATGTTCACCCTCTCCCAGACTCCTCTTCCCATTCCTGTCTGGGAATTTCTCCCATGTCGCCTCTCCTGGGGTATCTGAcaccccctcctgccaccagaACCCTGTGGAACAGCCCTTTTCTGTTCACAGTCTGGTCATGCTTGCCCagggtgctgctctgcagaggtcAGTGGTGGTGAGAACAGCACACCTCTCCCCCAGCCTGGGATGCGGCAAGAAGCTGCTCTTCCTGGGACAGCAACAGTCACCTGCCCCGGCTACACTTGGGGCACAGGACACCAACCAGTCTAGGAGGAGACTTCGCTACTGCAGGCACCTGCTTCCCCAGGTACAAACAGCATTGGACTGAGTCGTGCTtatgtattgggtctggctgagatggagttaatcctccccatagcagccctcatagcactgtgctctgcatcagtagctagaaaggtgttgatagcacaccagtgttttggctactgctgagcagtgctggcacagcatcaaggctgtctccccaacatttttgccccccctcaatggcaggctggggcagggcaagatcttgggaggggacacagccaggacagctgacctaaactaaccaaacagatattccataccacatgacgtcagctcagatataaaagctaagtaaagggagatggaggagggggggcatttgtgtcttccggagcaaccactacgcgtactgaagccctgcttctcGAGAAGCagctagacatcgcctgctgatgggaagtagagaataacatcatttggttttttttctttgctttcgcgcgcgcgacctttgctatcactgtattaaactgtccttatcttgacccacgagccttttgttatattttctccccccccgtccagctgaggagggggagtgatagagcggctttggtgggcacctggcatccaaccagggtcaacccaccacagtcctttttggcgcccaacgtggggcacgacaacggcagttttgcattaagcgttctatagctagttattaagtggcaagctcctgtgcaggtcacagagcttgttagctgcttgcttatctctagcttgctgagtttgggaacatgttaatgcaaataatggctgtgtgctttgtcctggcactgatggctttgctgtgttgtgggagctatcttgtggaggagatgagagaacacatctccctctccctaccaggcattgatgtgaatggttttattatgcaggctcccgaggtccttgttcacccttatgtgagctgtttaatactaataattaatactggtggcatattatgggtattgtggaatctggtctcgtcctggtataagagaaggcaagttttaggtgaggcaatactgaaatgtgccctcaagcgaccggtccctgggtggcagggtatatggaaggatttgggcagattcctaggatggttatcacctcccataatctgggaaTTTACATccgaacaggcaagtaaccctggcaaaatgacacgccacctgatagaagggtgccttgcctatcccaatgaaaaccagcagcttcttgcactgtactggggcctggtctatgcctaccgagccatagttcaacactgtcagaggaccatggttgaggcagggacccagactgcatctgaggacaccatgctcgagatagggacccaaacaacaacaactacagtaattgccccagtagtgaaaaggaaacagtggaccaggagatcaacgggtccataccatcgattagtgagggaagaagaagaagaggaaaggcttgatctagaagctggtccttcgataaagaaattggaggaaggagtgagggaacttaaacaggaagcggaaactacctGGTCCCTGAtgtcctcagaacttcgggacttgcaGAAAGATTACAGCcaccagccaggtgagcggattgctgcctggctgctccgatgctgggataacggggctgatagtcagcaactggaaggcaaggaagcccaacagctgggatcccttgCTAGAAACcagggaattgaaagaggaattggaaaagaggcagcagtttgcagtctctggagctggctcctctcaagtgtgagggcaagatatccattcaaggaagatcttgtgaattcctcagaaaagtggactaccgcagatgaaggcatccagtacctgagagagttagcagtggtggaagtcatctacagtgatctagatgatgaggaagtctccaaagatccagaggatgtcctgtgcacacgggccatgtggtgaaaggtgattcaaggtgccccagcgtcgtattctaacagcttggcagcaatgtattgtccagatatggaaacaccaactgtggagaaagtgtcgtcttggctccaaaactttgaggaaaatctctgtgtctcctcatccctacaggacagtgccttggctgttggggatgctccaagaaatcagtcctctcctgccccggtcagagggaaagggagcccaaggcgtatgccacgtggtacactctggttcttcctgcgtgaccaaggggaggacatgaggaagtgggatggtgaacccacctttaagctggaagcccgtgtgcgtgaactgagagggaagacagctgttaagaaggggtcacccaagaagaaggctgtcagcgtagttgctgtagaggcccaagaaagcactcagcgatcctccaggcatagaagaactgaaaccacctcccttgattctggtgaggggacttctggtctggcaccgcaaggatcggacagtgaatattctgatgaggaacagcaatagagggtccctgccttcggccaggagaaggaaagggatgaccggatatactggactgtgtggattcgatggcctggcacatcagacccacagaagtataaggctttggtagacactggtgcacagtgtacactgatgccatcaggatacaggggcacagaacccatctggatgtctggagtgacagggggatgccaagaattgccaagaattgactatactggaggctgaggtgagcttgacaggggacaagtgggaaaagcatcccattgtgaccggcccagaggccccttgtatccttggcatagactacctcaagagagggtacttcaaggacccaaaggggtaccgatgggcttttggtgtagccactgtaaatgcagagaagatcaaacagctatctatctaccctgcctggcctctcggaagatcccttcactgtgggattgctgcaagttgaagaacagcaggtgccaatcgctaccaggacggtgcaccgtcagcaatatcggacaaaccgagactccctggctcccatccatgagctgattcatcacctagagagccaaggagtcatcagcaagactcattcaccttttaatagtcctatatggccagtgcaaaagtctgatggaggatggaggttaacagtagattatcgcggcctgaatgaagtgacaccgccactgagtgctgctgtaccagacacgttagagctccaatatgaactggcatcaaaggcagccacatggtatgctacaattgatattgccaatgcatttttctccattcctttggcagcagagtgcaggccacagtttgctttcacatggagaggtgtccaatacacctggaatcgactgccccaggggtggaagcacagccctaccatttgtcacggattaatccaaacggcactggaacaaggcgatgcccctgaacatttacaatacatagatgacatcatcgtgtggggcaacgaggcagaagaagtgtttgagaagggaaaaagaataattcagattcttctgaaagctggtttcgccataaagaaaagtaaggtcaagggacctgcacaggagattcagttcttgggaataaaatggcaggatggatgcCGTCATGgccctatggatgtggttaacaagatagcaactatgtctccaccagctaacaagaaagaaacacaagctttcctaggccttgtggggttctggagaatgcatattccaggttatagtcagcttgtgagccctctctatcgagtaatgtggaaaaagaactgttttgaatggggccctgaacaacaacaagcctttgagcatatcagacaggaaatagctcgtgcagtagctcttgggcctgtccggacagggccagatgtacaaaatgtactctacgctgcagctggggagcatggtctcacctgcAGCCTCTGGtggaaaacaccaggagaaacccgaggtcgaccattagggttttggagccgggggtaccaaggatcagaagcccactacaccccgactgaaaaagagatactagcagcatatgagggggttcgagccgcttcagaagttgttggtacagaagcatatctcctcttggcaccacgattgcccgtgctacactggatgttcaagggaaacatcccctctacacatcatgcaaccagcgctacatggagtaagtggatagcattgatcacgcaacgggctcgactggaGAAATCcaaccgcccaggaattctggaagagatcatggactggccagaaggcagagattttggagcatcgcctgaggaggtggctcatgcccaagaggcaccaccatataatgagttatcagaagacgaaaggtgttatgctttgtttactgatggatcctgtcgtgtggtagggaaccatcggaagtggaaagctgctgtgtggagtcccacacgacaagtcgttgaggccactgaaggagaaggcgagtcaagtcagtttgcagaagtgaaagccatccaactagccctagatattgctgaacgagaaaagtggccagtactctacctctataccgactcctggatggtggctaatgccctgtgggggtggctacagcagtggaagaagaccaattggcaacgcaggggtaaacccatctgggcagcagcattgtggcaggacattgctgcccgtgtagaacacacGGCTCTaaaggtacgtcatgtagatggtcacgtgcccaaaagccgtgccactgaagaacatcgaaataatgaacaggtagacaaggctgccaaaatagaaatagctcaggtggacctggactgggagtgtaagggtgagctatttgtagctcaatgggcccatgagacatcgggacatctagggagagatgcaacatataggtgggctcgtgatcaaggggtggacctgaccatggaggccatcacacaggtcactcatgaatgtgaaacatgtgctgcaatcaagcgagccaccagagtaaagtctccctggaacagagggcggtggctgggctttcgatatggcgaggcctggcaaattgactacattggaccactgccacgaacacgccaaggcaagcgctacatactcaccatggtggaagcaactaatggttggctagaaacatatcctgtaaaccatgccactgcccgaaacaccatcttaggcctcgaaaggcaaattttatggcgacacggtaccccagaaagaattgaatcagacaatgggactcatttccaaaataacctcataagctcctgggcaaagaaacatggcattgagtgggtgtaccacataccctatcacccccgcaagcatctggaaaaattgagagatTTAATGGACTGAtaaagactatgttgagagcgctaggcaatggggcatggaagcattgggatacaaatttagcagaagccacttggctagttaacaccagaggatctgctaaccgtcctggtcctgcccaaacaaaacccctacatactgtgggaggagataaggtccccgtagtgcacatggggaagtggctggggaaggcagtgtggattgcacctcccatgggaaaaggcaaacccattcgtgggattgtctttgctcagggacctgggtgtacttggtgggtaatgcggaaggatggggagactcggtgtgtgcctcaaggacatttaaccttgggggaaaaataatctgtgatgtgagttgtatgttgtaggaagtaatgtagcaggaatgacctgaactgcagaggagtgaacttcgcaaggaaccag includes:
- the LOC138683585 gene encoding LOW QUALITY PROTEIN: complement component C6-like (The sequence of the model RefSeq protein was modified relative to this genomic sequence to represent the inferred CDS: inserted 2 bases in 1 codon), encoding MGRVGEAHGGADLGRLAVDESVECVRTETTRHVFFWKKKKVSTRYTTNRMTVKHEGSILESAKQSVSLVKGGRSEYTAALAWEKKGAFPGHSLHKLLESTKDNPMVTDFEVSAIMDLVKNVPWAVTRPCNLRRALREYVGRFDPCQCASCPSNVRSVLSRTECLCLCQAGIYSKNXDTRALGYKSGIWGDTVMIYILTSKFLLFRGAPCINDYEATREEDILIGEPESGCSRPDPPENSFIRNEKNQYAMGEEAEIACVSEYVLSGYQFLRCLPDQTWTQQPVECQPSVCLRPLTSDSVTISPFKQQYKIGETMKLSCQAGFIVTGQTQYTCGKDLFWIPPILRSITCEKDVQTKIRGVCNPGQKQVGSYCVCMSPEKDCGHMSFTSHLLDRTKASLPHSTMLYQVQVLQ